The genomic window tcactctcttgctctcctcactcccctcctctctctccccgtcctccttcctctctccccctcctcctctctctctctccccctcctcctcctcactctactcctcctctctctctactcctcctctctctctctcttctcctccttcctctcatcttcctctctatccctctccctccctccccccctctctctctccccctcactccctctctctctccctccccctctccctctctctctccctcctcctcatcctcctctctctccctcctcctcactctactcctcctctctctctctctctctctctctcctcctctctctctctctccctcctcctctctctctctctctctctctctcctcctctctctctctctccctcctcctcactctctctcactatcatccttctctccctctctctccctcactatcatcctcctctctctctctctcctcctcatcatcttcctctctccctcctcctcactctacacctcctctctctctctccctccttctctctcgtgGGCTGACCTGTGGAGGAGGCAGCAGCGACTCACCTGGGAGGTCGTCTTGTTCCCGATCACCTCGGCTATCGCCATGAAGTCCTTTCCATAGCGACGGatggctggaggggggagggagggagggggagagagacagagagagagaaggcgagagacAGAGGTTAGACGATGGGTTATAACTGGGCTCTCCTGGTGTGTCAGCGTCCGTCGCTGCCAGCGTGTTGATTAAAGCAATGAGTCCGCTGGGGAGATCTCAGAGTTGAAACGATGACGGAGCCAAATTCACTTCCTTTACTTATGATTATTAGTTCCTTTCGGACCTCGGTTTATTACATTTGGGTCAGAACCCATTCCCATGTAAACCCAATCAAATCAAGAAGCAGTTCCAGAAGACCTTTTCATAAATCCTTTATTTAAAACCTCCCGTGCGTTCATGAAAGAGACTCGTCTGCAGGAACTTCTGCATCATGGACCGGGTCCAGATACGTGTTTCAgagcctgatggggggggggtcacctttCTTCTCTGGATAACTCCATCCAGATTGTTGTGCATGCGcgtcagtgtgtatgtgcacgcgcCCGtgcgtacacatacacactcctcCCTCCAACATGATCCTTATCTCAAAGTGTTCTTCCCTGTTAGAATCTGAACCCTTTGTCGGTTACTTGTTGATTCTGTGGTGGTCGCCATGGTTTCATCCAATAGTAAATGATCAAAAACGTACACGGTACTCGTTGTAGCCCCAAGCCTTCTGCGTTTCCACTTCAATCAATCTCCCTACACCAGGCGGCAGTAAAGTAATCACTGACTCCTTCGTGTACACTCAAATGCCTTCAGATCTCAATTCATCATTTGACTCATCTACACCTAAATGTAGAGGCGCAGACGAGTCCATTTTTTTAAGATTATGTCACAGTCTGTTGAGTGTATTTGTCAtatctcatcacacacacagactcacatcaATGCTTAAATTCCTCCCCAGGGGATTTACCCATTACGTCCACGTTGACCTTAAGCTGATCATCTCGATGACGGGAGTTCTCCTACCCTGCATGTCCAACATAATCTTATATCTATattcaaatctctctctctgtgtgtgtgtgtgtgtgtgtgtgtgtgtgtgtgtgtgtgtgtgtgtgtgtgtgtgtgtgtgtgtgtgtgtgtgtgtgtgtgtgtgtgtgtgtgtgtgtgtgtgtgtgtgtgtgtgtgtgtgtgtgtgtccgtcctggGCTCACCCTGTACAGCCAGGAGCTGTTCCTCTGTGGTCCAGCGAGAGTTCATCTTCGGGGCGggctgggagacagagaggcatacaaggtgagtgagaggaaaataaccATCGCAAGGTCGAAACGACAGCGGACAAGTATCAAGgaggacatggagagagagagagaggcagggagagagacacagacagaaagagagaaatgcattgagagagagagacacagatacagagacacacaaagagacagcgGATGAAagcaagacagacagaaagagagagagagaaacacagagagacagagacagagacagagacagagacacacacacacacacacacacacacacacacacacacacacacacacacacacacacacacacacacacacacacacacacacacacacacacacacacacacacacacacacacacacacacacacacagaggagaccATGAGAGAGACGGAttagagaaagggagggaaagaagCAGAGGACAAAATAGATTTGGACTAATCTAAATTCTCGGGAGGGGGAGTGAATGGAACGCCccggagagagacacactaaacGAGACGGACGAAGAGACGGATCAGCCGGGAGGGGAAGAAAAGGAACAGAGGGATGAAGAACGAAGGGAAGGGAGCCACGCAGACGAAGGAGTTAAGGAGGAGAAcgccgggggtgggggggggaagagggcaGTTGACGAGTCCTCTGGCACAACAGAATGAAACCAGGCTAAAATAAGAAGTGATGAGGAAGGGGTgagcggagaggaggaaggagaaacaGGTGGACAAGAGATCTACGATTTAAAACACACGCCTGCGGACAGAACCGAGAGGAAATAAATTAAACCTGGCTTTTAAttaaaggacagagagagggcgagagaggacgagagagagagggcgagagagagggcgagggagggcgagcgagagggagagagagggcgagagagagggcgagggagggcgagagagagggcgagggagggcgagagagaggaacagagcaaGACGTGGTGTACCTCGCTAGGCCGGAAGGTGCCTATCCCTTCATTGAGGCCGTGCTTCATGCTGCTGTTGTTCTGCTTAATGCTCTGGACCTGGTGgtggggcgagagacacaggagatgagggaggaatgaagagagagagagagagagagagagacacacacattccgtATTCATCAGCAACACATTCTGTTTGTCGTTAAATCGGTGGCCACCCTAAGAGACTCTCAAGGCCAATTTGGGAAACAGTTTGAAGTCGGGCAAACTCCCGATTCTGGAGGGCCGGGcgggagtgagtgagtaaaaCACCGAGCCAATCTTTCTCTTTAGGGTCCCAGACGGAATGCTCCGGACCCCATCCAACATGTCGGATCTAATCGGGGCTACTATGTCCACGATCGGGTGGTTTGTGCGTACCGTCAGGGGCGTGTTCAGCAGCCAATGAgaagtgtgtatttgttgtcGAAAAAACAACGCTTGTTCGTCACGGTGTCCGGACATCGCGGGAGCGGTCGTGTCGCCACACACCTCCGTCCGTTTCCCGAACCTTCAGGTTAGTTTTGAGTCGTTGCAGACAAGAATCACGTCACGTCTTTAATCGTGTACTGCCCAAATCGTGTCAGACGCACATGAAGCCTTAGCAGACAGTCGCATCCCACGCGACTTGCCCTGAACTCAGAGACCGGTCGTTCACGAGCAGAGTCAGGCTTCAGGGAGCGCCTTTCTCGAGGACCGGCAGTCAGCGGTCGGCCATCGGGGCATCGAGCCCTCTCCCTTTCAGCACACCAACGACCACGCTATCCCACCAGCGACAGGCTTTGTGCTTATACACACATAGCCTCAAAAACAGGCTCCGTGCCGTTCGTCCACCAGGGGGTCTGCTGTACCCCCCCCAGCACCTCTGGATCAGGGGTTCAGGGTGGGGCTGAATGATTAGGGGAATCTAATTGCGATTAATTCTATAAATATTGCGATTATGATCTAGTATGCGATTTCCCTTTTTATaattccttatgttctgtactATCCACTAAACAAGCAATGaatcattctatagtatgaccGACACTACATTGggagcagtcaacatataaactgctctttccttttaTCTTACTGATCTCCAATAAGTAACAGCAACAAATCACGTGATAAACATATAAAGAtattttttgtttagttttcgCAGCCTCTCTGATTTACAAATCCCGTTTGCATCGCGGTGACATCGGTTAGAGTTTGATGAACCGTTCAGCCCtagttcgggggggggggggggggggggacccctgCGGTCGGACCCCCGGAGGTGAGCCTACCTGTCTCTTGAGGGACACCAGGCGGGTGTCCAGCTGGCGCACCGACAGCACCCCGGCGTCGCTGGAGGTGGACACCGCCATGATGTCGCCCTGGTCCAGGTGCATGCCCTTGGGGGGCCGGCGGCGCGCGCGCAGTGGGTGGTGCCGGTACTGTGCCCCCACGCTCTCCTTCTTGATGGGGCCGGCCCGGCCCGGCGGGGCCTTGTCCGCCACGGGGCCGCCGCTGCCGCCCGCGTTcccggggcccccaggggcctgCTTCACCgactggggggggaggagggggagggggaggagggggaggtgggggaggtgggggaggtggaggaggaggaggaggaggaggaggaggaggaggaggaggaggaggaggagaaagaggggggggaggtggtggtggaggaggtggttgtggtggtggaggagggaggaggggaggaggaggaggtggtggtgggggaggaggagggaggaggagggaggaggtagagaaggaggtggagggggagcgaggaggagtcgatggagggggaggaggagggtaaggaaggaagagaggaggaatgtggaggaggaggtggagaggttgggggaggagaagggaggaggggcaTTGGATGGAGTAGGAGGCggtgggagaggagaaagaggaggtggtgggggaggagaaagaggaggtggtgggggaggagaatCATTTTATATCCTGGGATAACGTTGGATCCGATACGACGAGTTGATTCAGAGACGGTTGGGGAACCCTGGTTAATTGATGGTGATCAAATCAAAGTGCCCACCTCACAAAACGGCTCTCTATAATGACAGCGTAATGAATAATGTCTCTGAATAATTAGAGTCCTATGAAATATGACTTTTTCGGAGTAACTCAGAAACGGGCAGGAAAGTGGGGTTGAAAGAGAGGCAAGGAGGGAATCGAACCTGCGGTTGGCACACGGTGTATTACCTGCATGCCGAGTTCACAAGCGTGCTCGACCCAACCGAGATGCATCCTAAAAGCTATTTTACTTGGCACTAGGTGGAGATTCCCAGAGGGGAATGAGGTGACAGTGGACGCTGGCTGGGGAACATACACTTGGGGAGGCATGGCCTGTGTATCTCACCTCCTTCTTAGCGTCGATCTCAAAGTCGCTGTCGCTGCCCGGGtctgcctcctccacctcgtcaTTGCTGAGCCTGAGAGAGTGAAAATGTGTTAAGGTGGATGCACTCTTTGTACAGGTGGTCCATTTACGCTTGTTTTCGTGCAGGCTGTCACCCTGCAGCCTGATCTATACACAGAGAGCGGACAAAGTTTACACTATTGTATACTTTTGtgtaatatttacaaaaaaaaaaaaagatttggggGACGTCGTAGTTGAGGCGTCAGGCGAGTGTTGCCAAGGCAACCGCTGTGGGCAACCCTGGAGAGTACAGAGTAACGTCCCGTCCCGTGTGTCGGACCCCCAAAACAAGGACACCCCCTTTTCCCTCAGCCTCACGGACCCTTCACCATCAACCCCATATTGAGGCGTTTTTGGCTGACATGCAAATACATAGAAGTTCTCAGTGCCGCTGCAATAGTCAAAGCGTTGTTTGGAGTAGGATTCCTCTTTCAGCCGTAAATGCAAGACATATGTGCGTTTCTTGCTGGTTGGCGCAAGGCCTTAAAACCGAGCCCAGAAATGGTTTTGTGATCAAGTTAAGGAACCGTTTCATAGCGGAGCGTTTCGTTCCATTCAGTTGGGAGGCTATTCTGTCCCCAGTTTACTAGCCGGTCAGTGGTTTTTAAACATACTGGGTTGGCACGAACAGTAAAGTAGTGCAGCGTTTCACATTTCCAATGGGTTTACATATCGTtggcctcatagcataattccCGAAGACATATTTTAATGTTCATCTTTTATTTAGCGTCAAAAATGCCAAAGTCAAAGAGATGACTTAGGCAGGTcctgattatggaatgtaaaaagcactctgattggctaaggatatagccaatgaggcgcaGAGAATCAGCAGCATTTAGGTGAATAGCgttaggttagatatcacaaCCAAAATACGACTCAGGCAATAATGCAAGGAGGCCAACGATATTAACATccaaataagtgtgtgtgtgactttattTGCATTCCAATCAGAACCAGACGGAACCAGGGAGAACCAGCGTCTTAcctgtcctccttctccctcttgtGGACCAGCCGTCGGGCCTGCCGGTCCATCACTGACGTCCGGCTGCGTGTCTTCTTCCAGCAGTAGTAGTACTTCACCAGGCTGGAGATCAGCTTGTCTGGAAGCTGCACGCCcagacacgcgcgcgcgcacacacacacacacacacacacacacacacacacacacacacacacacacacacacacacacacacacacacacacacacacacacacacacacacacacacacacacacacacacacacacacacacacacacacgcgtcatAAAGATTAGGAATTTCATTACacaaaacattaacatacatGAATGCGTTTTCCCCCCTGTGCGTTTAGGAACTCTTCGTAGCTCTGGGATGTTTTTAGTTCCACGAGCTGTCACTCATTCAGAACCCTATTGAACAAATGcccacagccctccctctccccctctccccctctcctcctctctctcaccccctcccccccccccctgtctatCTCCCTCCTTCACTTCCACATCCCCTCCCCAtaccatctccccctccctcccatctccccctcctcccccaacctTCACTgtatctctcctccctccccccactgtctctcatctcctcctctcatacCCTCCTCCAGTCTCCCTCTGtgttacctccctccctcccccccccatctccctcccccccatctccctcttttACCCCCCAATctccctgtgtcccccccctcctatctccctccctccccctgtgttacccccctccccctcgccccatctccctcttttacccccccccctctccctctccctctgtgtccccccccccctcccctctgctcacCATCTGCTGGATGCGGTGGAAGCTCTTCCCGTGGAAGCTGAAGGCCTGCTCGAACAGCACCTTGTCCTCCACCGTCCACTCCTCGGGGAAAGGCGTGAAGTTGGCCAGGTCGGCCAGTGAGCGCTCCACGTCATGCTTGTGCCACAGCAGCATGCctagggcctggggggggggggggggtttagggggtcGCACAGCAGGAAGTATGCACGTGAAGGGGTGACTTGGGGTGTTGCTTACTGCCGGAGCTGCCATCTTGGGGCTTTTTCGCCGTTGTGATTAGATGCCTGATAACTTGATAATTGGTACATACGGGCCAAGTAATTGGCCTGTATGGACAAGGATGAAGCCTAATTGTTGCAGTTTCCTTCCCacaaaaggtcaaaggtcatcctACTCACTGGTCATTTTCATAACCCCACTAGTTTTAGACTGAGGCCAAATATTGAAGATACTATCATATGATAAATGATGATCAGTGTAAACGTTGCCTAACGTTCTGTTCATGTTTAATTGAAGATGAGTCTCACCTGCTCCATGTTGTAACCATGCTTCTCCTTAGCCATCAGTATGTACTCATCCActgagacggacagagacagagagacacagacagacagagacagacagacagacagacagacagacagacagacagacagacagacagacagagacggagagagagagagagagagagagagagacggagacagagacggaaacagagagacaggttagGTCTTGTTGtgcttaatatatataaatatatataaaactacTCACTTAAGTTCAGATTCAGACTATAAACACATGGGGTGCTTCCAACGATCATTGAACTagaaaggcagttttggtaacTTTTTGCACAGTTTCACTGGAATAGCAACGCGGCACTAGCAGTATTTAGCAGCATGCAGAGAAAAACACATTCAGAATCCCCCCGCCGCAGCGCGACCGGTAGCTTGAGTGGATTGCAGGACTTACGCATGGCATCTGTGACGTGAGTGTTCGGACACCAGACCAGCATGCTCCTCTTGTCCTTCTCGTTGTAGCGGTTTGGACTGTCTgtccgcacacacgcacacacacgcacgcgcacacacacacacgttggtttAACTGTTTTAATCAGTTGACCGGATTGTACGGGTTGACTTGTTTGACGCGAGCCTCACCTGGGTTGAACTCTGGGATCTGGGCCTGATAGTCGCCCCCCACGCGGATCATACTGTCTGTAGCGGCCGAGAGACAACCAGACacaggagcgagagagagagagagagagagagagagagagagagagagagagagagagagagagagagagagagagagagagagagagagagagagagagagagagagagttagaatAAAGACTGACGGGAAACAGGTAACAGTGAGAGAGGTGGGCCAAGGAATGACGCAAATAAAGAAATCGCTCAATAATTCGACATTATTGCTCCTAGTCTTTGAAGCTCACCACCGTGACATGATGAAAGGGGGGATACTGTCTCATTTTAGGAGCGATGTCACATAGGGGAATTGTTCATATCATATCATGTGTAAATGTCTTGCGCATTAAGGCTGAAAACATAGATGGGAAAATGAAGAGTTGAAAGAGTATCCGATcaggagacagaaagggagtgagtgagtgaaggagaAATGATGAGCATTGAGCAACTACAGAGAgatcgacagagagagaaatggaattgaggagggagggagagattaaatggaggagagagggagagagacagagacagaatggaggagggagagagagacagagacagaatggaggagggagagagacagagacggacagacacagaatggaggagggagagagagacagagacagaatggaggagggagagagacagagacggacagacagacacagaatggaggagggagagagagacagagacagaatggaggagggagagagacagagacagaatagaggcgggagggagagagagagacagagacagaatagaggcgggagggagagagagagacagagacagaatggaggagggagagagacagagacagaatagaggcgagagggagagagagacagagacagaatagaggcgggagggagagagagagacggagacagaatAGAggcgggagggagacagagacagaatagaggcgagagggagagagagacagagagagaggtggaatggaggagggagagacagacggagacagaatggaggagggagggagggaggggcaggggatGAAGGGGTGAAGGAGAGACACATTACTCATGGTTGGAAATGGTGTGCGTATGGGCGCGTGCGTaggaaaagggagggggggttggggacagCTGAGGCCATGACTTATGATGGAGGCAAAGAGATAAATTACGTCACATTGGGTTGCTGAGGGAAAGGGAATGAGGATGGAATCCCCGAACCGGGTTCCAAGGAAAACTAGGGCTGCTGACGTGCTCATGAGCAAAGGCCTCGTTGCGTgacgtacgtgcgtgtgtgtgtgactttgaaGGGGCTTAGAAAGGAAACCAGTGAGCTGCAAGAGGTGAGCTGGAGGGTGGGCgagcaacagagacagagaggaagagacagaaagagagagagaaagagcgagagagaaagagacaaatagACAGAGACTGATGAAAAGACAGAAGCAGAGACGAAAAGACAGAAGcagaggcagagatagagacagacagacagagacagacagacacagacacagagacagagacagagacagagagagagagagagagagagagagagagagagagcgagagagctggagggagaggaagagagagagacacacagtcacacacacacagagaaagagacagagggagggagagagagagtaggatggTGTGTGGGTAGAGAGACAAGAGGATGCCATGGATGAGGTGGGCCTGGGGGATGGGATAAGTGCCTCGGCGccacagaggggaggagatgaggagagaggaatggagaggggacgagagagtggaggagagacgaTGAGGGTAGATGAGGGGCGAgatgaggagatgggaggaggaggaggagaggagattagATGAGCGGGGCCGAGGCGACAAGAGATCAGAGCAGATGACGGGGGAGacgatgaggagaggagaggaggaaaggagttTAGAGcaacggagaggagaggaggagagaggaccggagaaaagaggaggagagaagagaggaggggtgatggaggagaggagaggagaggatgtgagaggaggggggagaagaggccATGAGAGGATAGgatgtgagagaggaggggaggggaggccatgagaggagagggtgtgagaggagaggagaggccatgagaggagaggatgtgagaggggaggagaggagaggccatgagaggagaggatgtgagaggggaggagaggagaggccatgagaggagaggatgtgagagaggaggggaggagaggccatgagaggagaggatgtgagaggggaggagaggagaggccatgagaggagaggatgtgagaggggaggagaggagaggccatgagaggagaggatgtgagagaggaggggaggggatataagagga from Gadus morhua chromosome 17, gadMor3.0, whole genome shotgun sequence includes these protein-coding regions:
- the rcor2 gene encoding REST corepressor 2; this translates as MPSVMERSGTGVLSRSRAKTVTNGNSMQHSEEDSSDEEHAHDSMIRVGGDYQAQIPEFNPDSPNRYNEKDKRSMLVWCPNTHVTDAMLDEYILMAKEKHGYNMEQALGMLLWHKHDVERSLADLANFTPFPEEWTVEDKVLFEQAFSFHGKSFHRIQQMLPDKLISSLVKYYYCWKKTRSRTSVMDRQARRLVHKREKEDRLSNDEVEEADPGSDSDFEIDAKKESVKQAPGGPGNAGGSGGPVADKAPPGRAGPIKKESVGAQYRHHPLRARRRPPKGMHLDQGDIMAVSTSSDAGVLSVRQLDTRLVSLKRQVQSIKQNNSSMKHGLNEGIGTFRPSEPAPKMNSRWTTEEQLLAVQAIRRYGKDFMAIAEVIGNKTTSQVSSFFVSSRRRFNLDEVLREWAAEQVASSRDQREPRPQDPAPPGEDEVKQEDSPPDSAGAGSSPSAQTPPSLSQPPPLLRPAPPSAPPSLLRQPPPLQTRPVQNRPPHNHPPPPLIRPAVSSASPGAPPAATAGGGQGGPGGGARGSSPPGSASGPPSAANQTPPSLVGIKVEQASPH